A single genomic interval of Streptomyces sp. BA2 harbors:
- a CDS encoding GntR family transcriptional regulator: MLSTGLPQGAVPKLERPGPLRERVYEALLELITTRALQPGQHLVESELAGHLGVSRQPVREALQRLNTEGWVDLRPAQGAFVHEPTEEEADQLLTVRTLLEAEAARLAAANTGTAGITALEELCAKGEKAVADGEVDLVVATNAAFHAKVMELAGNVVLAELAGQVDRRVRWYYTPVARQRGKQSWIEHRQLIAAIADRDEGRATEIMRAHTEHTRETYHRRERDA; this comes from the coding sequence ATGTTGTCCACAGGACTGCCGCAGGGGGCGGTGCCCAAGCTCGAACGGCCCGGACCGCTCCGTGAGCGGGTCTACGAAGCGCTGCTCGAGCTCATCACGACCCGCGCGCTGCAGCCGGGCCAGCACCTCGTGGAGAGTGAACTGGCCGGGCACCTGGGGGTGTCGAGGCAGCCGGTGCGTGAGGCCTTGCAGCGGCTGAACACCGAGGGCTGGGTCGATCTGCGGCCCGCGCAGGGCGCGTTCGTGCACGAGCCGACCGAGGAGGAGGCGGACCAGCTGCTCACGGTCCGCACGCTCCTGGAGGCGGAGGCCGCCCGGCTCGCCGCCGCCAACACGGGTACCGCCGGAATCACGGCCCTGGAAGAGCTGTGCGCCAAGGGGGAGAAGGCCGTCGCGGACGGCGAGGTGGACCTGGTGGTGGCCACGAACGCGGCCTTCCACGCCAAGGTCATGGAGCTCGCCGGCAATGTCGTCCTCGCCGAACTCGCCGGGCAGGTGGACCGCCGCGTGCGCTGGTACTACACACCGGTGGCCCGCCAGCGCGGCAAACAGTCCTGGATCGAGCACCGTCAGCTGATCGCGGCGATCGCCGATCGCGACGAGGGCCGGGCCACGGAGATCATGCGCGCGCACACGGAGCACACGCGCGAGACCTACCACCGGCGCGAGCGCGACGCCTGA
- a CDS encoding MFS transporter small subunit, giving the protein MTAPTSTPPSSPPRRRALIVAAWLWVGVPLGYGLYELVHKATQLFTG; this is encoded by the coding sequence ATGACGGCGCCGACCAGCACGCCGCCCAGTAGTCCGCCCCGCCGCAGGGCGCTGATCGTCGCCGCCTGGCTCTGGGTGGGGGTTCCGCTCGGATATGGGCTTTATGAGCTCGTGCACAAGGCCACCCAGCTCTTCACCGGGTGA
- a CDS encoding ROK family transcriptional regulator yields MTARPANAHQARLLRLLRDGGPNSRAQLGDQVDLSRSKLAVEVDRLLETGLVVADGLAASRGGRRSHNIRLAPALRFLGVDIGATSVDVAVTNAELEVLGHINQPMDVREGPVAVFEQVLAMAAKLKASGLAEGFDGAGIGVPGPVRFPEGVPVAPPIMPGWDGFPVREAISQDLGCPVMVDNDVNLMAMGEQHAGVARSVGDFLCVKIGTGIGCGIVVGGEVYRGVTGSAGDIGHIQVEPDGRPCACGNKGCLEAYFSGAALARDAEDAAGQGLSQELAARLEAAGKLSAVDVSAAAAAGDSTALDLIRAGGNRTGQVIAGLVSFFNPGLVVIGGGVTGLGHTLLAAIRTQVYRQSLPLATGNLPIVLGELGPTAGVIGGARLISDHLFSPA; encoded by the coding sequence ATGACGGCTCGACCCGCCAATGCGCACCAGGCGCGACTGCTGCGGCTGCTGCGTGACGGAGGGCCCAACTCCCGTGCCCAGCTGGGCGATCAGGTCGACCTCTCGCGGTCGAAGCTGGCCGTCGAGGTGGACCGGCTCCTGGAGACCGGACTCGTGGTCGCCGACGGACTCGCCGCCTCGCGCGGCGGCCGCCGCTCCCACAACATCCGCCTGGCCCCCGCCCTCCGTTTCCTCGGCGTGGACATCGGCGCGACCTCGGTCGACGTAGCGGTGACCAATGCCGAGCTGGAGGTCCTCGGCCACATCAACCAGCCCATGGACGTGCGCGAAGGCCCCGTCGCCGTCTTCGAGCAAGTCCTCGCCATGGCGGCCAAGTTGAAGGCCTCCGGGCTCGCGGAAGGGTTCGACGGCGCCGGTATCGGTGTCCCGGGACCCGTCCGCTTCCCTGAAGGCGTCCCGGTCGCCCCGCCGATCATGCCGGGGTGGGACGGCTTCCCCGTACGGGAGGCCATCAGCCAGGACCTGGGCTGCCCCGTCATGGTCGACAACGACGTGAACCTGATGGCGATGGGGGAGCAGCACGCGGGCGTCGCGCGCTCCGTGGGCGACTTCCTCTGCGTCAAGATCGGCACGGGCATCGGCTGCGGGATCGTCGTCGGCGGTGAGGTCTACCGAGGGGTGACCGGCAGCGCGGGCGACATCGGCCACATCCAGGTCGAACCGGACGGGCGGCCCTGCGCCTGCGGCAACAAAGGCTGCCTGGAGGCGTACTTCAGCGGCGCGGCGCTCGCCCGCGACGCGGAGGACGCCGCCGGGCAAGGGCTCTCCCAGGAGCTCGCGGCCCGCCTGGAAGCCGCCGGGAAGCTCAGTGCCGTCGACGTCTCCGCGGCGGCCGCCGCGGGGGACTCCACCGCGCTCGACCTCATCCGTGCGGGCGGCAACCGCACCGGCCAGGTCATCGCGGGCCTCGTCAGCTTCTTCAACCCGGGCCTCGTGGTGATCGGCGGCGGGGTGACCGGCCTCGGCCACACACTGCTCGCCGCCATCCGCACCCAGGTCTACCGCCAGTCGCTGCCCCTGGCGACCGGCAACCTCCCCATCGTTCTGGGCGAGTTGGGGCCCACCGCCGGAGTCATCGGCGGCGCCCGGCTCATCAGCGACCACCTGTTCTCGCCGGCCTGA
- a CDS encoding OFA family MFS transporter, with the protein MRPPVAPPGWSRWLVPPAALSVHLSIGQAYAWSVFKPPLESALHLSGTQSALPFQLGIVMLGLSAAFGGTLVERNGPRWAMTVALVCFSSGFLIAALGAAISQYWLIVFGYGFVGGIGLGIGYISPVSTLIKWFPDRPGMATGIAIMGFGGGALIASPWSAQMLESFGADSGGIALAFLVHGLTYAVFMALGVLLVRVPRTEGARKPGAPGALDGPQVSARAAVRTPQFWCLWIVLCMNVTAGIGILEKAAPMITDFFSETSTPVSAAAAAGFVALLSAANMAGRIGWSSTSDLIGRKNVYRVYLGVGALMYLLIAQFGDTSKPLFIVCALVILSFYGGGFATIPAYLKDLFGTYQVGAIHGRLLTAWSTAGVLGPLIVNWVADHQEEAGKRGAGLYGLSLTIMIGLLVVGFVANEFVRPVHARHHIPAPREAAHDGADQHAAQ; encoded by the coding sequence ATGAGGCCCCCCGTCGCACCCCCGGGCTGGAGCCGCTGGCTCGTACCGCCCGCCGCCCTGTCCGTGCACCTCTCCATCGGCCAGGCCTACGCCTGGAGCGTCTTCAAGCCCCCACTGGAATCGGCACTCCACCTCAGCGGCACGCAGAGCGCGCTCCCCTTCCAGCTCGGCATCGTGATGCTCGGCCTCTCGGCGGCCTTCGGCGGCACGCTCGTGGAGCGCAACGGTCCGCGCTGGGCGATGACGGTCGCGCTCGTCTGTTTCTCGTCCGGCTTCCTGATCGCGGCCCTCGGCGCGGCGATCAGTCAGTACTGGCTGATCGTCTTCGGCTACGGCTTCGTCGGCGGCATCGGACTCGGCATCGGCTACATCTCGCCCGTGTCGACCCTGATCAAGTGGTTCCCGGATCGTCCCGGCATGGCGACCGGCATCGCGATCATGGGTTTCGGCGGCGGCGCGCTCATCGCGTCGCCGTGGTCGGCGCAGATGCTGGAATCCTTCGGCGCGGACTCCGGCGGCATCGCGCTCGCGTTCCTCGTGCACGGCCTCACGTACGCCGTCTTCATGGCGCTCGGCGTGCTCCTGGTGCGGGTGCCGCGTACGGAGGGTGCGCGGAAGCCCGGCGCTCCCGGCGCGCTCGACGGGCCGCAGGTGTCCGCGCGGGCCGCCGTACGTACGCCTCAGTTCTGGTGCCTGTGGATCGTGCTCTGCATGAACGTGACCGCGGGCATCGGCATCCTGGAGAAGGCGGCGCCGATGATCACCGACTTCTTCTCCGAGACCTCGACACCGGTCTCGGCCGCCGCCGCCGCGGGCTTCGTCGCCCTGCTCTCCGCGGCGAACATGGCCGGACGCATCGGCTGGTCGTCGACGTCCGACCTGATCGGCCGCAAGAACGTCTACCGCGTCTACCTGGGCGTGGGCGCACTGATGTATCTGCTGATCGCCCAGTTCGGGGACACATCGAAACCGCTCTTCATCGTCTGCGCGCTGGTGATCCTCTCCTTCTACGGAGGCGGCTTCGCGACGATCCCCGCGTATCTGAAGGACCTCTTCGGGACCTATCAGGTCGGCGCGATCCACGGGCGGCTTCTGACCGCCTGGTCGACGGCCGGTGTGCTCGGTCCGCTGATCGTCAACTGGGTCGCCGACCACCAGGAAGAGGCGGGCAAGCGAGGAGCGGGGCTCTACGGCCTCTCCCTGACGATCATGATCGGACTGCTGGTCGTCGGCTTCGTGGCGAACGAGTTCGTCCGTCCCGTCCACGCCCGCCACCACATCCCCGCCCCGAGGGAGGCCGCCCATGACGGCGCCGACCAGCACGCCGCCCAGTAG
- a CDS encoding beta-ketoacyl-ACP synthase III, whose translation MHGSRIAAVGHYQPAKILTNEDLAGMVDTSDEWIRSRVGIRTRHIAGPDEPVDELAAQAGAKAVAAAGLAPDAIDLVLVATSTAIDRSPNMAARVAARLGIPSPAAMDINVVCAGFTHALATADHAVRAGGATRALVIGADKMSEVADWTDRTTCVLVGDGAGAAVVEACGPGEVPGIGPVLWGSVPEMGNAVRIEGTPPRFAQEGQSVYRWATTQLPPLARKACERAGLTPEDLAAVVLHQANLRIIEPLAERIGAVNAVVARDVVNSGNTSAGSIPLALSKLVERGEIVHGDPVLLFGFGGNLSYAGQVIRCP comes from the coding sequence ATGCACGGCTCACGCATCGCCGCCGTCGGCCACTACCAGCCTGCCAAGATCCTCACCAACGAGGACCTGGCGGGCATGGTCGACACCAGCGACGAGTGGATCCGCTCCCGCGTGGGCATCCGCACCCGCCACATCGCCGGACCCGACGAGCCGGTCGACGAGCTCGCAGCGCAGGCCGGCGCCAAGGCCGTGGCCGCCGCGGGTCTCGCGCCCGATGCCATAGACCTCGTCCTGGTCGCCACCTCCACCGCGATCGACCGCTCGCCGAACATGGCGGCCCGGGTGGCGGCCCGGCTCGGCATCCCGTCACCGGCCGCCATGGACATCAACGTCGTCTGCGCGGGCTTCACGCACGCGCTCGCCACCGCCGACCACGCCGTGCGGGCCGGGGGCGCCACCCGCGCCCTCGTGATCGGCGCGGACAAGATGTCCGAGGTGGCCGACTGGACGGACCGCACCACGTGCGTCCTGGTCGGGGACGGTGCCGGCGCGGCGGTCGTCGAGGCGTGCGGTCCCGGCGAGGTGCCCGGCATCGGTCCCGTGCTCTGGGGCTCGGTGCCCGAGATGGGCAACGCCGTCCGTATCGAGGGCACGCCCCCGCGGTTCGCGCAGGAGGGTCAGAGCGTCTACCGCTGGGCGACGACACAGCTGCCGCCCCTCGCCCGCAAGGCCTGCGAGAGGGCCGGTCTCACGCCGGAGGACCTGGCCGCTGTCGTCCTGCACCAGGCCAACCTGCGCATCATCGAGCCGCTCGCCGAGCGGATCGGCGCGGTCAACGCCGTCGTCGCGCGCGATGTCGTGAACTCCGGCAACACCTCGGCGGGCAGCATCCCGCTCGCCCTGTCCAAGCTGGTGGAGCGCGGCGAGATCGTCCACGGCGATCCGGTGCTGCTCTTCGGCTTCGGCGGGAACCTGTCGTACGCGGGCCAGGTCATCCGCTGCCCGTAG
- a CDS encoding 2-dehydropantoate 2-reductase has product MKVAVLGAGAIGAYVGAALHRAGADVHLVARGPHLAAMRQHGVRVLSPRGDFTARAHATDDPADIGPVDFVFLGLKANSYAACGPLIEPLLHDKTAVIAAQNGIPWWYFHRHGGPHDGHRVSSVDPDGAVSAVIAPERAIGCVVYAATELEGPGVVRHLEGTRFSIGEPDRSRSERCLAFSEAMRAGGLKCPVEPELRGDIWIKLLGNISFNPISALARATMREMCLHGGTRRVIEIMMNETLTVAAALGCRPDISVERRLAGAERVGDHRTSTLQDLERGKPLELDVLLAAVVELAEITGVPVPTLRTVHAISDLLADRMRSAA; this is encoded by the coding sequence GTGAAAGTCGCAGTCCTCGGCGCCGGTGCGATCGGCGCCTACGTCGGAGCCGCGCTGCACCGCGCCGGTGCCGACGTCCATCTCGTCGCCCGTGGACCGCATTTGGCGGCCATGAGGCAGCACGGAGTACGTGTCCTCAGCCCTCGCGGCGACTTCACCGCGCGGGCCCACGCCACCGACGACCCGGCCGACATCGGCCCCGTCGACTTCGTCTTCCTGGGCCTGAAGGCCAACTCGTACGCGGCGTGCGGGCCGCTGATCGAGCCGCTTCTGCACGACAAGACGGCGGTGATAGCCGCCCAGAACGGCATCCCCTGGTGGTACTTCCACCGGCACGGCGGCCCGCACGACGGCCACCGCGTCAGCAGCGTGGACCCTGACGGCGCGGTCAGTGCGGTGATCGCGCCCGAACGGGCCATCGGGTGTGTGGTGTACGCGGCGACGGAGCTCGAAGGGCCGGGAGTCGTCAGGCACTTGGAAGGCACCCGGTTCTCCATCGGGGAGCCCGACCGCTCGCGCTCCGAGCGCTGTCTCGCCTTCAGCGAGGCCATGCGGGCGGGCGGCCTGAAGTGCCCCGTCGAGCCCGAACTGCGCGGCGACATCTGGATCAAGCTGCTCGGCAACATCTCCTTCAACCCGATCAGCGCGCTCGCCCGCGCCACGATGCGCGAGATGTGCCTGCACGGCGGGACGCGCCGCGTCATCGAGATCATGATGAACGAGACGCTCACCGTCGCGGCGGCGCTCGGCTGCCGCCCCGACATCTCCGTCGAGCGGCGCCTGGCCGGCGCCGAGCGCGTGGGCGACCACCGCACCTCCACGCTCCAGGACCTGGAGCGCGGCAAACCCCTCGAACTCGACGTGCTGCTCGCGGCCGTCGTCGAACTCGCGGAGATCACCGGGGTCCCGGTGCCGACGCTCCGTACCGTCCACGCCATCTCGGATCTGCTGGCCGACCGTATGAGGAGCGCGGCATGA